Below is a genomic region from Carassius auratus strain Wakin chromosome 2, ASM336829v1, whole genome shotgun sequence.
GCTGCCCCAAAACTTCGACTTCCAGTCGCCCTCCGCGTCCCTGGCCTGCCACACCAACAGCTACAACCTGGACATGATGAGCAACCCTGTGCCCGGCGTTCACACGGGTTACGATGGCCTCAGCACAGCAGGTCATCATGTCTCACACATGTCGCCCAGCTCGGGCTCCACATACATGACGGCATGCCAGGTCGCTCCCAACGGCGAGTACGGCCCGGAAAACAGCAACAGTCCGCTGCACTCTCCGCCGGCCATGAGCGGCTCTCTGGAGTGTCACTCTCCGTACGGAGCCGCCTCGGCGCACTGGGCTTCATCAGGTGTGTCTCCTTACATTAAACAGCAGCCGCTGGCCTCCAGCAGCCCAAACTCCTCCGGATTACACTCCAGCATGCCCCCTTATTCTCTGGAGCAGGGCTATCTGCATCACAACGGCCGAGAGTCGGCAGACATCTCAGGTACAGCTCTTCACAATGTCTCGATCTGAGATTTATATCAAGTTTAGCAGGTATAAAAAGGCTTTATACAATGATGTAGTttcccataaataaataaataaataaataatgtagctgctgttattaattatatatatataatgttgtttaaaataaaatgaaaaggccTGCTTAAGAACACATCGAGGTGGATTCAGATTTGTAAACAGGAGGCCGACACCATGTGTAGCAATTTAGGCAAATATTATTCGATGTATTAAAGTAGTACAGCGTATCGAAGCCATTtcattaatgcttttaaaaattattacGCTTTCATAGCACCTCTTCATtgttaattatttacaattatggaTAGTATTTGCAGAAAGGGAAAATTGTTTGAGTCACGAGACGGTacaatcatttattttgatttttttatttcctcaAATTGGGACATTCAAGTAGCTAAATTATTTTCAGAGGCCTGCTTAATTTCATGTGCTGCATGTGTTAAAGGCGCATTTTGATTAATGAATTAAAGTTTGTGCGTGGCAATTAGAAATCACTTTTTGAGTTGATTTTCCTGCAGAGCTGCTTTGGAGACACTATAATTAGGAAAATAGCAGATGTCTGACGCAGGAGGCCTTTGTGAGCTGTTTTggattcttttctttctttccatcatTATTTAAGGTTAAGAAAACAGTGCCGTCTTTTGCCAGTAGATTGGCAAAGACACCCCGACATTAATGCAAACTAAATAGGGTTTTACACGTGTATTCAGCTCAGCCCGAGCGGGCTGCTTCAACTGAGGCCCAGGTGGACCAAAGATAAACACTTAGCCACCTAAATGACGTtttaacataagaaaaataatgcattaataatgcaaaaatgaGATGAAGTTTGATACTGTTTGAACTGAGTTCACTTATACAGAGATTTACAGAAAACAATGCCATTGTTCTTAAAAGAGTGACATGGCGTTGCATTGTCTGAGATGTAATAAGCATGTCTTCTATTAAACCTAAAAACAATAGGCTCCTACTTTTCTGTAGAAAGCGCTACACTTGAAATGCATCGATTTCCAAAAAGATTGTAAAGACAATTCAGCATACTTTCGATGACGACATTATTCAagcaatacataaataatgttgtttttattatttccccAGCAGGAATGTCTCGATACCAGTCCCACTCATCGCCAGTCTGTGACAGAAAAGACTTTGTGCTGAACTTCAACGGTATAACGTCGTTTCATCCATCCAGCAGTGGATCCTACTATCATCATCAGCTGCATCACCAAGGAGTCTGTCAAGATGTAAAGCCATGCATCATGTAATTTAAACCACGACaagcagaaaataataataatagtctaataATAAAGCCGAACGTACGGACTGAACTCGCACATGACGAGATTGCGTGCGTTTGATGCACGGTCATCTATGAAGAATAAACACAACCAATGGAAGGCGTTCATCTCTCCGTATTACTGAGAGAAACTATGAAGAAAGACACGAACTGATCGGAACTGAGGACTCCACAGGGAAGGAGAGcgtttgggcttttttttttttggaaagatcATGACATATATTTACTATCTTGGAAAGACCTCGAAGCGTCTGCAAATGAGGAGACGTGATCTTTAACAAAGCTGTTTATCCAGTCCATAATTAATAGCCAAGTCTTTTGTTTGATTTGACCACATTTTCAGTGAGGATGAGAGGGGAAAGGGCTCGGTGCCTGAGCATTTCAAGCCGTAGTGAAATTAAACCTGTTTTTTCTCGATGCACTCAGAAACATCGCGAGATTCAGAAATCTGAGCTCAGTCGCGTGGGAATCGATGCATGTCACAAACCCACTTAATTACTAAATATCTTATTTGTCTAAACCTTATGTGTGTTTCTTTTTGACGGCTCTTCAGTGATTCCACCTCTTATATTTTCAGGGGTGAGTGTGTAGGTCTGGGGATAATTCATGTGTTAAAGGAAAGAGGCCTACACAAATACCGTATTAGAATAATAATGATTGCACTTTTGTTAGTTTAACAAGTTGACAAATTACAGTTATGTACAGTACAATAAAACGATGTATTCTCAAAAAGGGTgtaattttttactattattttttttttattgcttaaccATGcttaaccatttttttattttacataaacacGCGCAAGACTATTTTACTGTAACtggtttgaaaataataatagtaataataataatatagcctaATTATTAAATTCAGTTTACCAGCTACTCTGGAAATATATGAAACTCCCCCAAAATTGTGCttacaaactttttatttttatttttggtggaaaataaataaataaacaatcggTCAAATATTTTAGATTCAAATATACGCATTTAGGCAATTGTCTGTGAAAATGTCTATTTTAGAAATTAGCATAACCCGCTTCTTCGATCAAATACACGCTCTTCAAAAGACAAGAACGCGTCCTTATTAGGCTACATCAGCAAAAACAAACACGTAGAAGCCTATGTGCAAATAAACAGAGATAATAAAAGATTGAAATTGCAAAGAAAACCAGACTTTTTATCATCACATTTTATGCTCAATAATCCCAGAGGTTTTCTAACTCGTAAAACTCCATCGAAATCATCGGCGCACTTATAATACGCCGTTTTATATGCATTCTAGAGCCCTCTAAATCAagcatacaaataataaatagaatattaatacatttcatatttctcattgaaatctgaaattaaataaaatctaaactgtCGAAACACGTTATATACCGACTCCCATGAAATCAGTGAAAGTCAAATAAAAGTATGGGGCATCTCTTAGCAGAATCTGAGGATTATTGGAATTATGAACGAGCTGAATGAATAGAAAAAGTCATCAAGCGTGCCGAGGTTAGCTCAGTTTAACCTCTAGTGCTCAGCTGAAGGCCTTCGCTTCACCACCGGCTCAAATTAACGATTAAACACGGTGCAATGTCGCCATCTACCGCTACACCAAACCTGTGCCTGTGTAGAATCCTTAggggttttattatttattgttttaaatgcgtATGGTTGCATTACTTCCtctcaaaataatacaaaactaaaaCAGAACTTCTTACTAACAGCAAACAGATTTTATTCATGGTCAAATAATAATAGCACCCCAGTGTCTTGAAGGAAGAATTCCAACCATGAAATTCCATCTTTAAAAACAGTAGGCCTAAAGATAATTAACATATTctacattaatttaaatttgtatatttcattagtatattgcaataaacattcatgtcttaACATGCCTAAAGTGCTTGTAATATtgtcaactaaaataaaaagattgtttttacaatattatgcaaatgtttatttattttttaaacatactaAGCATATTCAAACAGAAGTACACTTTGTCAAGTCTGCGGTcttactaaaaataattatattgtttattcatatttcataactCAAGCGTTATTATTAGATAATGATAaggtctgtttgttttcttatctGAGGGGATCAGTTAATTTTTCCTCACAACGGTATTTGAAAACGTGTTGTTTTAGTTTAGTAGCTATTATTTTAAGATGAAGGAATGCACACAAAGGCATTTAAAGAAGGTTCAAATCGTAGCGTAGAAACACAACGAACTGCGTTATTCCTTAGCATGCTTTTATATGagcttaaatatatattcaaatgccGTTTGTAGTGTGTAGGGTAGTGTGTCAGGGttaggcaaaaaataaaataaaaaataaaataaaaaaccttttcaCTTTAGATGATTTAGATCAACTAAGAGTTTCCCCTGATTACACTCTTAATTGACTGTTCACTGATAGTGAAGCAGTTGTAGGATCTAGAATATAATGCACGAGCACCGGGACATTCCCGCCTTGAAGCGACAGCGCGCGCGAAACTGCAGAGAGCACACGCCCCAGAAGAGTGAAGAGTGATacatgttactattattattattattatttaataggcTATTATGTTTAGATTTTATTCCATATTCcataattgttttattacttttttttatatataaatatttatggtAATGACCAAAGCTCTAGATTTTATGCGAGAACCGGCCTATAGTAAATGTCCTTAGCgcaaaagttaatttaattaactaattaattttaattgaacTAAAATTTTAATTCAATAAGAGCCTGACTAAAGATAATTACCAGAGTCTTATATAAATTATGTGATTACCATTATCAAATATTAaagttcttaaagggatatttccccaaaaaattaaaattgtcatcatttcctcaccatcgtgtcattccaaacctgtttgaattgttttcttctgtggaacataaaaataaaataatttgataatttcAAGAATTATTACTATTACGTAggctattattaattattattgtacagTAGAAATGAAGGGTAATCAATTCtacaaaacatcttcttttgtgttccacagacgaaagtaagtcatgcaggtttggatcgacatgagggtgaggaaattaaGACATAATTTAATAACAGCACATTTCCTTCATTATTGCTCAAAATCAATGTTTTACTGTCAAGTGCATTTCTATGTGAAAATATGCGTTATTGAGTTTATTGCATTTGCCGTGAATTCAGTAATacctaatattattattagtatttgtttcattcctgttttatttttatttgtatttattttttgctacatTTGAAACCCCTAAAACCCAGCAAGACCCCGGATGGGATTTGTCCAGGGCGAAGTCTGACCCCAGTCCAGCCCTGAATATGGTCATGCGGAATAAGGCATTCAGTGCTTCATAATATGCTAATAGCAACTTTAACAGTGAACAGTGTttcataaagtgttaccaatttcaAATTACAATCTGAAGTGCCTGTGTCCGTATTGTATGATTTAGTAACCGTAGTCAAAGATATACAGTATCTGCTTGTCAACTATATGTGTTCAATTTCCtcaaattttatttctttttggtgGAAATAACCTGATAAATAACACAACTAATGAATCCTGCTTTATAGAATAGCACGTCATCTTCAGTTGATGagagaaaacacatttatgttGCTGTAGATGTGTGTGCAAATCAAAATCTGTTATCTTCTACTTTCCTTACATTTAATGAGACACAACCCTTCGGAAATTAAACATGCTTTATTAGGCTATAGTAACCGTTTAGTAAccatgaatgtttttatttatttatttttgtaaaagtttttttcctTCGTTTTTTTGGCGTATGCCtattgaatattatttatataatatgtggTTACCATGATTAAACTATACTAAccgtgttttttgtttttttcttttcttcggGGAAGCAATGCGCCACAGAACGATTTTGATCAAGGATGTCTCACCTGCAGCTGTTTCTGCTGAAATATCGCCCTCCTCTGACAAAGTTTCCTTCACAAGATAAATGCTGAAGCTCACAGATGTTAAGTGTTTCGTGGAGTGATTTTAAAACGCGATTGATTTGGCACGATACACATTTACTGTAGAAAGTATGCATGCTCACAGAAATGAAAGACACTGTTCTCGCTTCGTTGTTTGAGTCAGAAGTGTTTCAGAAGTTATTATGTTAAGACAATCAGATTTCTGAAATGGAAACTCGGGGTCAGTGGTATGTTAGTTCATAGTTCAGCATGTTTTTTATTAGGCTATCATTATTGTTGTGGGTTCCATAAACTATCATTATAATGTTTGCGGGTTAAACTGACCTATGAAAAACAGTAACCACTGCAAACAGACCAAAACAGTATATATTGTAACAATATTATgactttacaaaaataaacatgggGACATGATAAGtaaaactgtatttaacaaatatattctaACATCTTCTAactgaatttaatattttaataattttcacaCACTGTAAATAGactata
It encodes:
- the foxf2a gene encoding forkhead box protein F2a isoform X2, with the translated sequence MTTESSQQQLDPPAPIRSSPASSAMHSALQSTQPAVESTAATGTKGKKSNSGMRRPEKPPYSYIALIVMAIQSSPTKRLTLSEIYQFLQARFPFFRGSYQGWKNSVRHNLSLNECFIKLPKGLGRPGKGHYWTIDPGSEFMFEEGSFRRRPRGFRRKCQALKPMYRMMNGIGFGASMLPQNFDFQSPSASLACHTNSYNLDMMSNPVPGVHTGYDGLSTAGHHVSHMSPSSGSTYMTACQVAPNGEYGPENSNSPLHSPPAMSGSLECHSPYGAASAHWASSGVSPYIKQQPLASSSPNSSGLHSSMPPYSLEQGYLHHNGRESADISGMSRYQSHSSPVCDRKDFVLNFNGITSFHPSSSGSYYHHQLHHQGVCQDVKPCIM
- the foxf2a gene encoding forkhead box protein F2a isoform X1, yielding MTTESSQQQLDPPAPIRSSPASSAMHSALQSTQPAVESTAATGTKGKKSNSGMRRPEKPPYSYIALIVMAIQSSPTKRLTLSEIYQFLQARFPFFRGSYQGWKNSVRHNLSLNECFIKLPKGLGRPGKGHYWTIDPGSEFMFEEGSFRRRPRGFRRKCQALKPMYRMMNGIGFGASMLPQNFDFQSPSASLACHTNSYNLDMMSNPVPGVHTGYDGLSTAGHHVSHMSPSSGSTYMTACQVAPNGEYGPENSNSPLHSPPAMSGSLECHSPYGAASAHWASSGVSPYIKQQPLASSSPNSSGLHSSMPPYSLEQGYLHHNGRESADISAGMSRYQSHSSPVCDRKDFVLNFNGITSFHPSSSGSYYHHQLHHQGVCQDVKPCIM